The Microcella sp. genome includes the window CGGTCGAGAGCCGGGCACGCGTTGGCCTCGATACCGGGTGGTGAACTCGGTGATGAGGTCGATGATGGCCTCGTTGAGCTCGGTGAGCTGCGGCGCGGTCACGTGCAGGCTCGCCGAGTGCAGCACGGTGGCTTCGAGCCAGTTGCTCGGCAGTTCTTCCATGCCCCGATCGACGATGTCGCGCACTCCCGCTTCGCGGTGGTGCAGCCACTCGCGCATGACGACGCGCGAGGCTGCTTTGCTGGCGGCACTGTCGTCGAACTCTGGGCTGCCGATCTGGATGGGGCCAGGCACGCGCTCCCACCACCGCTCGCGCCCGGTGCCACGGTCGGCTACTTCACGCACGTAGTTGTGCTTCTCGAGCTGCCGCAGGTGGT containing:
- a CDS encoding helix-turn-helix domain-containing protein, which produces MTDHPVEHEARVADLDSLKALAHPLRVQIIEALSTYGPHTASTLADRLGESSGATSYHLRQLEKHNYVREVADRGTGRERWWERVPGPIQIGSPEFDDSAASKAASRVVMREWLHHREAGVRDIVDRGMEELPSNWLEATVLHSASLHVTAPQLTELNEAIIDLITEFTTRYRGQRVPGSRPVQVQYFGFPVLDGVEIPQPHTPDTDFDQKEAQP